The following are from one region of the Etheostoma spectabile isolate EspeVRDwgs_2016 chromosome 17, UIUC_Espe_1.0, whole genome shotgun sequence genome:
- the ggps1 gene encoding geranylgeranyl pyrophosphate synthase isoform X2, with protein sequence MLHNASLLIDDIEDSSKLRRGFPVAHSIYGIPSVINSANYVYFLGLEKVLTLEHPEAVRVFTRQLLELHRGQGLDIHWRDTYTCPTEQEYRNMVLQKTGGLFGLAVGLMQLFSDWKQDLKPLLDTLGLFFQIRDDYANLSSREYSENKSFCEDLTEGKFSFPTIHAIWSRPESTQVQNILRQRTENMDIKRYCVDYLEKVGSFAYTRQTLRDLEAEVYRLIGEFGGNPQLESLVKHLSQMHREAEATAESSTEPDSNQNH encoded by the coding sequence ATGCTGCACAATGCCAGCTTGCTCATTGACGACATTGAGGACAGCTCCAAGCTGCGACGAGGCTTCCCTGTGGCCCACAGCATCTATGGCATTCCATCAGTTATCAACTCGGCAAACTACGTCTACTTCCTGGGGTTAGAGAAGGTGCTCACCCTGGAGCACCCTGAGGCTGTCCGAGTGTTTACCCGGCAGCTGCTGGAGCTGCACCGTGGTCAGGGCCTGGACATCCACTGGAGGGACACCTACACCTGTCCCACTGAGCAGGAGTACCGCAACATGGTGCTACAGAAAACTGGAGGGCTCTTTGGTCTGGCTGTAGGCCTAATGCAGCTCTTCTCAGATTGGAAACAGGACCTGAAACCCCTCCTGGACACACTGGGCCTCTTCTTCCAGATACGCGACGACTATGCTAACCTGAGCTCTCGTGAGTACAGCGAGAACAAGAGCTTCTGTGAGGACCTGACTGAGGGAAAGTTCTCTTTCCCCACCATTCACGCCATATGGTCGCGTCCAGAGAGCACTCAGGTGCAGAACATCCTGAGGCAGCGCACAGAGAACATGGACATCAAACGATACTGTGTGGACTACCTGGAGAAGGTTGGCTCGTTTGCCTACACCCGTCAGACTCTGCGAGACCTGGAGGCGGAGGTCTACCGCCTCATTGGGGAGTTTGGGGGAAACCCTCAACTGGAGAGCCTTGTCAAACACCTCAGCCAAATGCACCGTGAGGCTGAAGCCACAGCAGAGTCCAGTACTGAGCCAGACTCCAACCAAAACCACTGA